A single window of Deinococcus planocerae DNA harbors:
- the gluQRS gene encoding tRNA glutamyl-Q(34) synthetase GluQRS: MTSASPPVVGRFAPSPTGAMHLGNARTALLAWVHSRALGGRHLLRFEDLDTGRMRGWAFDTTRRDLEWLGLDWDAEYTQSQRLDVYAEAVTRLDTYPCTCTRREVLAAIQASAGAPHGEEPVYPGTCRSGSVNPERPAALRWWVPDETVCAHDALTRETLCLPLPAEVGDFVLRRNDGAYAYHLAVVVDDGLMGVTDVVRGADLWPATPRQIALQRALSYPTPRYLHVPLMTDFRGNRLAKRGGAPPLMALREGGEEPGRVLATLARSLGWETPEVVSAVELLPFWRAQLAVVQFPLPPQT, encoded by the coding sequence ATGACCTCCGCCTCTCCCCCCGTGGTGGGCCGGTTCGCCCCTAGCCCGACGGGCGCGATGCACCTGGGGAACGCGCGCACGGCCCTCCTCGCGTGGGTGCACTCCCGCGCCCTGGGGGGCCGTCACCTCCTGCGCTTCGAGGACCTCGACACCGGGCGGATGAGGGGCTGGGCCTTCGACACCACCCGGCGTGACCTGGAATGGCTGGGGCTGGACTGGGACGCGGAGTATACGCAGTCGCAGCGGCTGGACGTGTACGCGGAGGCGGTGACGCGGCTCGATACCTACCCCTGCACCTGCACCCGGCGTGAGGTGCTGGCCGCCATTCAGGCGAGCGCGGGCGCCCCCCACGGTGAGGAGCCCGTTTACCCGGGAACGTGCCGGTCGGGCAGCGTGAACCCGGAGCGCCCCGCCGCCCTGCGCTGGTGGGTGCCCGACGAGACTGTCTGCGCGCACGACGCCCTGACCCGGGAGACCCTCTGCCTGCCCCTCCCCGCCGAGGTCGGCGACTTCGTGCTCCGCCGCAACGACGGGGCCTACGCCTACCACCTCGCGGTCGTGGTGGACGACGGGTTGATGGGCGTAACGGACGTGGTGCGGGGCGCCGACCTCTGGCCCGCCACGCCGCGGCAGATTGCGCTGCAAAGGGCGTTGAGCTACCCGACGCCGCGTTACCTTCACGTCCCCCTGATGACCGACTTTCGCGGCAACCGCCTCGCCAAGCGGGGGGGAGCGCCGCCCCTGATGGCCCTGCGCGAGGGGGGAGAGGAGCCGGGCCGCGTCCTTGCCACGCTCGCCCGCTCGCTGGGTTGGGAGACGCCGGAGGTCGTCTCGGCGGTCGAACTGTTGCCGTTCTGGCGGGCGCAATTGGCTGTGGTCCAATTCCCTTTGCCACCACAAACTTAG
- a CDS encoding PIG-L deacetylase family protein, with product MSFAQQPTLLAVFAHPDDEAFSVGGTLTHYARRGVRVVLACATRGEAGKITVPGMTVDDLGQQRERELREACRALEIPEPVFLDFHDSGRYERTRTGDPLALMNVTPLDAEVKIRALIEEVRPQVMVTFDPHGGYGHIDHLQIHRAAVGAFFSTGHVPGGGPRRLYFTAFTHEAAQGIARMGQDLDPLVYGVSEDTIAVRMNVAAYAENKKAALAAHGTQTGETSLLGRMSAEERQAMETRLLGVESFAIGGTRTPIPTLPLRGLFDGVPGFEALHE from the coding sequence ATGAGCTTCGCACAGCAACCTACCCTCCTCGCGGTGTTCGCCCACCCCGACGACGAGGCCTTCAGCGTCGGCGGCACCCTGACCCATTACGCGCGGCGGGGCGTGCGGGTGGTGCTCGCCTGCGCGACCCGCGGCGAGGCCGGGAAGATCACCGTGCCGGGCATGACCGTGGACGACCTCGGCCAGCAGCGCGAGAGGGAACTGCGCGAGGCGTGCCGAGCGCTGGAGATTCCCGAGCCCGTGTTTCTCGACTTCCACGACTCGGGCCGCTACGAGCGCACCCGCACGGGCGACCCCCTCGCGCTGATGAACGTCACCCCCCTCGACGCGGAGGTCAAAATCCGCGCGCTGATCGAGGAGGTGCGGCCCCAGGTCATGGTGACCTTCGACCCGCACGGGGGCTACGGGCACATCGACCACCTCCAGATTCACCGGGCGGCGGTGGGCGCCTTTTTCAGCACCGGACATGTGCCGGGCGGGGGGCCGCGGCGGCTGTATTTCACGGCGTTCACGCACGAGGCGGCACAGGGGATCGCCCGCATGGGGCAAGACCTCGATCCCCTGGTCTACGGGGTCAGCGAGGACACCATCGCCGTGCGGATGAACGTCGCCGCCTACGCGGAGAACAAGAAAGCCGCCCTCGCCGCCCACGGCACCCAGACGGGCGAGACGAGCCTGCTGGGCCGCATGAGCGCCGAGGAACGTCAGGCGATGGAGACCCGCCTGCTCGGCGTCGAGAGCTTCGCCATCGGCGGGACGCGCACGCCCATCCCCACCCTGCCGCTCCGGGGGCTGTTCGACGGGGTGCCAGGGTTTGAGGCGTTGCACGAGTAA
- a CDS encoding roadblock/LC7 domain-containing protein — protein sequence MIAPLLDVRGVRHAALVDARGAVVTAVGEGADLSVVGPGRAVIGSLQAALGQGQWQDLLLDVEGGPLLLTPHGDQILLTAFDDVANLGRVRFAVRRLLGQG from the coding sequence GTGATCGCGCCGCTGCTCGACGTTCGTGGGGTAAGGCACGCCGCCCTGGTGGATGCGCGCGGCGCCGTTGTCACTGCGGTGGGGGAGGGGGCGGACCTCAGCGTCGTGGGGCCCGGGCGCGCGGTCATCGGCAGCCTCCAGGCGGCCCTCGGGCAGGGGCAGTGGCAGGACCTCCTCCTCGACGTGGAGGGCGGTCCCCTCCTGTTGACCCCGCACGGCGACCAGATTCTGCTCACCGCCTTCGACGACGTGGCGAACCTGGGCCGGGTGCGCTTCGCGGTGCGCAGGCTGCTGGGACAGGGGTAG
- a CDS encoding roadblock/LC7 domain-containing protein, with product MRLDLLRPVPGLVGAVLAGPDGLPLETLGSGGDALAAEVTSLRAGLERMGRRLGAGPVTRVAFTSDRVEVVAVAGESFILAAALQRGTDTRGAQQLLARLASELTDLPMLEHA from the coding sequence GTGAGGCTCGACCTTCTGCGCCCTGTTCCCGGCCTGGTGGGCGCCGTCCTCGCGGGTCCCGACGGCCTGCCCCTCGAAACGCTGGGCTCCGGCGGGGACGCCCTCGCCGCCGAGGTGACCTCGCTGCGGGCCGGGCTGGAGCGGATGGGCCGCCGTCTCGGTGCCGGTCCGGTCACCCGGGTGGCTTTCACGTCGGACCGGGTGGAGGTCGTCGCGGTGGCCGGGGAGAGCTTCATCCTGGCCGCCGCCCTGCAACGGGGCACCGACACGCGGGGCGCGCAGCAACTCCTCGCCCGCCTCGCCTCGGAACTCACCGACCTCCCCATGCTGGAGCACGCGTGA
- a CDS encoding roadblock/LC7 domain-containing protein, whose translation MLPHLTQLVTDVDGAWAAAIGGLDGLLVEGHAAADTDLGLLVAEHAGLMRAANASYSETLGDASPRELYLRGERVSVYLHPITADFFLLLALDGRSNLGQARLYGRAAARGLEASL comes from the coding sequence ATGCTCCCCCACCTCACGCAACTCGTGACGGACGTGGACGGCGCGTGGGCCGCCGCCATCGGCGGACTCGACGGCCTGCTCGTCGAGGGCCACGCCGCCGCCGACACCGACCTGGGCCTTCTCGTGGCCGAACACGCCGGGCTGATGCGTGCCGCCAACGCCTCTTACAGCGAGACCCTGGGGGACGCCAGCCCCCGCGAGTTGTACCTGCGCGGCGAGCGGGTCAGCGTGTACCTGCACCCCATCACCGCCGACTTCTTCCTGCTCCTCGCGCTCGACGGGCGCAGCAATCTCGGGCAGGCCCGGCTGTATGGCCGCGCCGCTGCCCGCGGGCTGGAGGCCTCCCTGTGA
- the gyrA gene encoding DNA gyrase subunit A: protein MTGIQPVDITSEVKTNFINYAMNVIVDRALPDVRDGLKPVQRRIMYAMLQEGLAANQKHAKSAAVVGEVMKKYHPHGDASIYDAMVRLGQWWNMRYTMVDPQGNFGSIDGDPPAAMRYTEARMTKLAEEVLADLEKETVDLKPNYDETTVEPTVLPSAVPNLLVNGAAGIAVGMATNIPPHNLTEISNGLLALIDNPNITLDEMMTHVQGPDFPTGGRISRQGIRDAYATGHAGLKVRGKARIDEKNGRAQIIISEIPYQVNKTNLIQTISAMYKAGKIPDISALRDESDRKEPVRIVIELKRGAIPTLVLNQLYKYTQLQSTFTVINLSIVGGEPRVLPLIDTMRHYLTHRRDVVTRRTAYDLRKAEERAHVLEGLLKALDNIDEVIERIRAANTAAEARDALMGRFDLTEIQAQAILDMRLQRLVGLERERLMAEYDELQKIIERLRGILGDERLLWREIKKEIRDVRDRYGDARRSVITQLEDDISKEDLIAVEDMVITMTKAGYLKRTNLGAYRAQSRGGRGASGGRLREEDINTSVFVGSTHDYLLFFTDQGRVFHEKIYDLPEAGRDAKGTHIRNLLPSLREDENIASVLSVKGFDEPGSFVFATRKGVVKRTLITDYGNITSAGLIAINLQPGDELIGVGIQRDGDDVVLATREGQAMRFSATEVRDTGRATQGVIGIRLREDDAVVSMALVPGGDEGSELLAVSEYGLGKRTPVGDYPSKGRGGLGVITLGVTDKTGKLVTLTHVAGNEELMVLTEKGTVIRTRVEEVRVTGRAAQGVKVINIGDKDRVISAFPIRREDEL, encoded by the coding sequence ATGACTGGAATTCAACCTGTTGACATCACCAGCGAAGTCAAGACGAACTTCATCAACTACGCGATGAACGTGATCGTGGACCGCGCGCTGCCCGACGTGCGCGACGGTCTCAAGCCCGTGCAGCGGCGGATCATGTACGCGATGCTGCAAGAAGGCCTCGCCGCCAACCAGAAGCACGCCAAGTCGGCGGCGGTGGTCGGCGAGGTGATGAAGAAGTACCACCCCCACGGCGACGCCTCGATCTACGACGCGATGGTGCGGCTGGGCCAGTGGTGGAACATGCGCTACACGATGGTGGACCCGCAGGGCAACTTCGGTTCCATCGACGGCGACCCGCCCGCCGCCATGCGCTACACCGAAGCGCGCATGACCAAACTCGCCGAGGAGGTGCTCGCCGACCTCGAAAAGGAGACGGTCGACCTCAAGCCCAACTACGACGAGACGACCGTCGAGCCCACGGTGCTGCCGTCCGCCGTCCCCAACCTGCTCGTGAACGGGGCGGCGGGGATCGCGGTGGGGATGGCGACGAACATCCCGCCGCACAACCTGACCGAGATCAGCAATGGTCTCCTCGCCCTGATCGACAACCCGAACATCACGCTCGACGAGATGATGACCCACGTGCAGGGGCCGGACTTCCCCACGGGCGGGCGCATCTCCCGGCAGGGCATCCGCGACGCCTACGCGACCGGGCACGCCGGGCTGAAGGTGCGCGGCAAGGCCCGCATCGACGAGAAGAACGGGCGGGCGCAGATCATCATCTCCGAAATTCCCTATCAGGTGAACAAGACCAACCTGATCCAGACGATCTCGGCGATGTACAAGGCGGGCAAGATCCCCGACATCTCGGCCCTGCGCGACGAGTCCGACCGCAAGGAGCCCGTGCGGATCGTCATCGAGCTCAAGCGCGGCGCGATCCCGACCCTGGTGCTCAACCAGCTCTACAAGTACACGCAACTGCAATCGACCTTCACGGTGATCAACCTCAGCATCGTAGGGGGCGAGCCGCGCGTGCTGCCGCTGATCGACACGATGCGGCACTACCTCACCCACCGCCGCGACGTGGTGACCCGGCGCACCGCCTACGACCTGCGCAAGGCCGAGGAACGGGCGCACGTCCTGGAGGGCCTGCTCAAGGCGCTCGACAACATCGACGAGGTGATCGAACGCATCCGGGCCGCGAACACGGCGGCGGAGGCGCGCGACGCGTTGATGGGGAGATTCGACCTCACCGAGATTCAGGCGCAGGCGATCCTCGACATGCGGCTGCAACGCCTCGTGGGCCTGGAGCGCGAGCGGCTGATGGCCGAGTACGACGAGCTGCAAAAGATCATCGAGCGGCTGCGCGGCATCCTGGGCGACGAGCGGCTGCTGTGGCGCGAGATCAAAAAGGAAATCCGCGACGTGCGCGACCGCTACGGCGACGCCCGCCGCAGCGTGATCACCCAGCTCGAGGACGACATCTCCAAGGAAGACCTGATCGCTGTCGAGGACATGGTGATCACCATGACCAAGGCGGGGTACCTCAAGCGCACGAACCTGGGCGCCTACCGGGCACAGAGCCGCGGCGGGCGCGGGGCAAGTGGCGGCAGGCTGCGCGAGGAGGACATCAACACGAGCGTCTTCGTGGGCTCCACGCACGACTACCTGCTGTTCTTCACCGACCAGGGCCGGGTCTTCCACGAGAAGATCTACGACCTCCCGGAGGCGGGCCGCGACGCCAAGGGCACGCACATCCGCAACCTGCTGCCTTCCCTGCGTGAGGACGAGAACATCGCCTCCGTGCTCAGCGTGAAGGGCTTCGACGAGCCGGGCAGCTTCGTGTTCGCCACCCGCAAGGGCGTGGTCAAGCGAACCCTGATCACCGATTACGGCAACATCACCTCGGCGGGGCTGATCGCCATCAACCTCCAGCCGGGCGACGAGCTGATCGGCGTGGGCATCCAGCGTGACGGCGACGACGTGGTGCTCGCCACCCGCGAGGGGCAGGCGATGCGCTTCTCGGCGACCGAGGTGCGTGACACGGGCCGCGCGACCCAGGGCGTGATCGGCATCCGGCTGCGCGAGGACGACGCCGTGGTGAGCATGGCGCTCGTGCCCGGCGGCGACGAGGGCAGCGAACTGCTGGCCGTCAGCGAGTACGGGCTGGGCAAGCGCACCCCGGTGGGCGACTACCCCAGCAAGGGACGCGGCGGCCTGGGTGTGATCACCCTCGGCGTGACCGACAAGACGGGCAAGCTCGTGACCCTGACCCACGTCGCCGGGAACGAGGAGCTGATGGTCCTGACCGAGAAGGGGACCGTCATCCGCACCCGCGTCGAGGAGGTCCGCGTGACGGGCCGCGCCGCCCAGGGCGTCAAGGTCATCAACATCGGCGACAAGGACCGCGTGATCAGCGCCTTCCCCATCCGCCGCGAGGACGAGCTGTAG
- a CDS encoding helix-turn-helix domain-containing protein codes for MTQTNSSLTKTFVDTVTYRPGAVILYPGKSDMLYRVASGLVRIHTMDDDGNGLTLRYVKPGEYFGEEALAGVNRAYFAEAVTDSSVDVINPALMTAEDNLVVTTHLVKTLERAYESIYRLVGKRLRARIAGELLELKDTALATQLDSGETMIYATHDELAAAVGSVRETVTKVVGELSREGVISAGYGKITLKNEQALSTIAAA; via the coding sequence ATGACGCAGACCAACTCCTCCCTGACCAAGACCTTCGTCGACACCGTGACCTACCGCCCTGGCGCGGTGATCCTCTATCCCGGCAAGAGCGACATGCTCTACCGCGTCGCGAGCGGGCTGGTTCGCATCCACACGATGGACGACGACGGCAACGGCCTGACCCTGCGCTACGTCAAGCCCGGTGAGTACTTCGGCGAGGAGGCCCTCGCGGGTGTCAACCGCGCCTACTTCGCGGAGGCCGTCACCGACTCCAGCGTGGACGTGATCAACCCCGCGCTGATGACCGCCGAGGACAACCTCGTGGTCACCACCCACCTCGTCAAGACGCTGGAGCGCGCCTACGAGAGCATCTACCGCCTCGTCGGTAAGCGGCTGCGCGCCCGGATCGCGGGGGAGCTGCTGGAGCTCAAGGACACGGCCCTCGCCACCCAGCTCGACTCCGGCGAGACGATGATCTACGCCACCCACGACGAGCTGGCCGCCGCGGTGGGCTCGGTGCGCGAGACCGTCACCAAGGTCGTCGGCGAACTCAGCCGCGAGGGCGTGATCAGCGCCGGGTACGGCAAGATCACCCTCAAGAACGAGCAGGCGCTGAGCACCATCGCCGCCGCGTAG
- a CDS encoding FAD-dependent oxidoreductase yields MTTFTPERPLRVAVIGSGPSGIYAAEALTKQTDTPVEVDVFDRLPTPYGLVRYGVAPDHLTIKSVTKAFEKTLSDPRVRFLGNVEFGSDLSYEEARAHYDAVVYTVGASSDRRLGIPGEDLLGSMSATEFVAWYNGHPDAAAREMLLNATGVAVVGVGNVALDVSRILVKTVAELRESDIAEHALGALERSQVKDVWVLGRRGPVQAAFTTKELREFGELEGADPIVKTAEVQVDEETEAALTDNTKKKNLEVLRDFAVRTPEGRERRIHLRFLVSPVEIVDDGEGNVGGLRIERNRLDENGNAVGTGEYETLPVQMVLRSIGYKGVALPGVPFDEKKGVVPNVEGRVEGRPGEYTAGWIKRGPSGVIGTNKKDAVDTVAHLLADAKAGALPEPAQPNREAVDALLSGKGVDVYTFEDWQELDAHELARGKAQGRPRGKVVHKHEMLQHRRKALEKVEG; encoded by the coding sequence ATGACGACCTTCACCCCCGAACGACCCCTGCGCGTGGCCGTGATCGGCAGCGGCCCGAGCGGCATCTACGCCGCCGAGGCGCTGACCAAGCAGACGGACACTCCCGTCGAGGTGGATGTGTTCGACCGCCTGCCGACCCCCTACGGCCTCGTGCGCTACGGGGTCGCGCCCGACCACCTCACCATCAAGAGCGTGACCAAGGCCTTCGAGAAGACCTTATCGGACCCCCGCGTCCGCTTCCTCGGCAATGTCGAGTTCGGCAGCGACCTCAGCTACGAGGAGGCGCGGGCGCACTACGACGCCGTCGTCTATACCGTGGGCGCGTCCTCCGACCGCCGCCTGGGCATTCCCGGCGAGGACCTGTTGGGCTCGATGAGCGCGACCGAGTTCGTCGCCTGGTACAACGGGCACCCCGACGCGGCGGCGCGCGAGATGCTGCTGAACGCGACGGGCGTGGCGGTCGTCGGCGTCGGGAACGTGGCGCTCGACGTGAGCCGCATCCTCGTCAAGACGGTCGCCGAGCTGCGGGAGAGCGACATCGCCGAGCACGCGCTGGGCGCGCTGGAGCGCAGCCAGGTCAAGGACGTGTGGGTGCTGGGGCGGCGTGGACCCGTGCAGGCCGCCTTCACGACCAAGGAGCTGCGCGAGTTCGGCGAGCTGGAGGGGGCCGATCCCATCGTCAAGACCGCCGAGGTGCAGGTGGACGAGGAGACGGAGGCGGCCCTCACCGACAACACCAAGAAGAAGAACCTGGAGGTCTTGCGCGACTTCGCCGTCCGCACGCCCGAGGGGAGGGAGCGCCGCATCCACCTGCGCTTCCTGGTCTCACCGGTCGAGATTGTGGACGACGGCGAGGGGAACGTGGGCGGGCTCAGAATCGAGCGCAACCGGCTGGACGAGAACGGCAACGCGGTGGGCACGGGCGAGTACGAGACGCTGCCCGTTCAGATGGTGCTGCGGTCCATCGGGTACAAGGGGGTGGCGCTTCCCGGCGTGCCCTTCGACGAGAAAAAGGGCGTGGTCCCCAACGTGGAGGGGCGGGTGGAGGGCCGTCCCGGCGAGTACACGGCGGGCTGGATCAAACGCGGCCCCAGCGGCGTGATCGGCACCAACAAGAAGGACGCGGTGGACACGGTGGCGCACCTGCTCGCCGACGCGAAGGCCGGGGCGTTGCCCGAGCCCGCTCAGCCGAACCGCGAGGCGGTCGACGCGCTGCTCTCGGGCAAGGGGGTGGACGTGTACACCTTCGAGGACTGGCAGGAGCTGGACGCGCACGAACTCGCGCGGGGCAAGGCGCAGGGTCGCCCGCGCGGCAAGGTGGTCCACAAGCACGAGATGCTCCAGCACCGCCGCAAGGCGTTGGAGAAGGTGGAAGGCTAA